In Pseudomonadota bacterium, one genomic interval encodes:
- a CDS encoding sugar ABC transporter permease: protein MERKRGPLALLVTHAVLVLLVMIILMPVVWVALASFQKGGNLYGMAGGALTTENYRTLLGTSRFMLWVRNSLLVCGTSALLALCFSTTAGYAFSRLRFVGRKHGLLTLVILQMFPAMMAMWALYMLLDFLNRVTGGIVGFNLLGLTLIYTGGGVPFNIWLIKGYLDSIPKELEESACVDGASKWQTFSLITLPLMGPILVVVGVLTFIGAYNDFLIPSIVLLDDSQYTLAVGLRSFISGRYDTSWAEFAAASVLGAVPILAVFLSLQRYLVDGLTKGAVKG, encoded by the coding sequence ATGGAACGCAAGCGCGGCCCCCTGGCGCTTCTTGTCACGCACGCTGTGCTCGTGCTGCTGGTGATGATCATCCTCATGCCGGTGGTCTGGGTGGCCCTGGCGTCGTTCCAGAAGGGCGGCAACCTCTACGGAATGGCCGGTGGCGCCCTCACCACCGAGAACTACCGCACGCTGCTGGGCACCTCGCGCTTCATGCTGTGGGTGCGCAACAGCCTGCTGGTCTGCGGAACCAGCGCCCTGCTCGCCCTCTGCTTCTCCACCACGGCGGGGTATGCGTTCTCACGCCTGCGCTTCGTTGGACGCAAGCACGGCCTGCTCACCCTTGTCATCCTGCAGATGTTCCCCGCCATGATGGCGATGTGGGCCCTCTACATGCTGCTCGACTTCCTCAATCGGGTGACGGGCGGCATCGTCGGGTTCAACCTGCTGGGGCTCACCCTCATCTACACCGGCGGCGGGGTTCCGTTCAACATCTGGCTCATCAAGGGGTACCTCGACTCCATTCCCAAGGAGCTCGAGGAATCGGCCTGTGTCGATGGCGCGTCGAAGTGGCAGACCTTCAGCCTCATCACCCTGCCGCTCATGGGGCCGATACTCGTGGTGGTGGGCGTGCTGACCTTCATCGGTGCGTACAACGACTTCCTCATCCCATCGATCGTGCTGCTCGACGACTCGCAGTACACCCTGGCGGTGGGGCTGCGCTCGTTCATCAGCGGGCGCTACGACACCAGCTGGGCTGAGTTCGCCGCCGCCAGCGTTCTCGGTGCGGTGCCCATTCTCGCGGTCTTCCTCTCGCTGCAGCGCTATCTGGTCGATGGACTCACCAAGGGCGCGGTGAAGGGCTGA